The Lutra lutra chromosome 16, mLutLut1.2, whole genome shotgun sequence genome segment CACCCTTGAGGGGTAACTATAAATAGGAAGTTATCAGAGCCCTTGTTTCCTTCAGAGTACACGAAgcactttccttttcccttcatttctagCGATAGTGTAAGCACCAGAGCAAGtcagtagaaggaaggagaaagggcagaacattgtaaaagaaagagagagagagagagaaaagaaaggaaatatatacaGTCCACTAAGGTAATTAGTGGATCAGGGATAGATTAATATAGGCATCTAGACAGTTTGAATTGGACTGTTTCCTGAAATTTGCCGTGAGCATTATGAAGAAATCACTTCAGCTAAAGAAAAGGTGTGATGCGTTGAGGCTGTATTTgcgtgtatgtatacatatgtatgtaatttttttcccctagggaCTCAATAGATCTTGATAATCCACAGGAGAACATTAAGGCCACCCAGCTCCTGGAGGGCCTGGTGCAGGAGCTGCAGAAGAAGGCGGAGCACCAAGTCGGGGAGGATGGGTTCTTACTGAAGATCAAGCTGGGGCACTATGCCACGCAGCTCCAGGTGGGTGTGAACGCCGGCTCACGCTCAATTCTCTTCCCTAGGGGAGACTCTCCATTTAGTACTTCCCGTggagcttttctttctctgcttcaacCCAATGTTACATGTTAGGTGTATAAGGTTCTTACTGTATGATTTTGGGATTgtggccttttatttttaaaccttttatttgaaaacaatttcaaatttataGGAGATTGCAGGATTGATACAAAGAACCCCTACATATGCCCAGAAACACCcattgttaatatttgctttatcgAATTCAATCTCTCTCCACACACATTTTTTGTGACTTGAGAGTAAGTTGCATACATCATGTCCCTTTGCCCCTAAGTGCTTCAgtgtgcattttctcttcctggttGTAGTACAGTTATCAGCCTCAGTACATGTCACATTGACAAAACACTCTTAGGTAATCATAtctatatttccattttgttaactGACTCAATAATAAcctttatggcatttttttttcccctctggcccAGGACCACATATTGCATCTGGTTatcgtgtctctctctctttctctctccctcttttttttttttaaagattttatttactcgtttaacagagagtgagagtacaggcagagcgagagggagaaggaggctctctgctgagccaggagccagatgtgggactcgataccaggaccctgggatcacgacctgagccaaaggcagctgcttaacgaactgagccacccaggcgtccatgTCGTGTCTCTTTAATGTCCTGTAATCTGGAACCATTTCAACCTCTTTGTCTTTCATTAcgttgccttttttttcccccctaagattttatttttaagtaaactctacacccaatgtgaggcttgaactcacaacccaagatcaagagttgcatgctctactaactgagtcagccagatgcccctgcattgacattttaaaataatttggctcgtctatttttttttttaagattttatttgtttatttgacagagagagagatgataagtaggcatagaggcaggaggtggggtggggactaggctccctgctgagcagagagccggatgcagggctcgatcctaggaccctggaatcatgacctgagctggaggcagaggctttaatccactgagccacccaggcaccccttgtctatttttaaagataaaatggacCTCCTTTTGGGTTTGTGTGATGTCTCCTCCTCATTAGATTCAGTGATGTTTAAATTAGATTAAGTGATGTTCTGTCCCTCTCAGGATATCACATCAAGAGACATACACCATCCATGTTTCCTTCATTGGTGGTCGTAATTTTGATTACTCAGTCAAGGTGGAGTCCAGTTTCTCCTCTGACGTGGTCCTCTTGAAATTTATGTATCCTTTTTCTAGGAATGATGCCCTAGCACTTTAGGCAAATTAAgaggcaagaaataaaataatcttgcCTTCTCATTGTAATTGGGTTTCCTACGACATACTTTTCTCCTCCCCCATTAGTATTAGAGGAGCAACATTGCTTGTGATTATGCCATCATGTCTCCAGGAGTCTCCTCCTTTATAAAATCTCACCCCTGCACTGAGGTAGTGTTAGGCCCCATAACATGGTGTGAAACAAAGTGATGTCTGCTGTTGGATTCTTTTAGAACACGTACGACCGCTGTCCCATGGAGCTGGTCCGCTGCATCCGACATATTCTGTACAATGAACAGAGGCTGGTGCGAGAAGCCAACAATGTGAGTGTCCcgtgggtgtggggagaggagctgggaaGTCCTTCCTTGCCCACTTCTCTCTGGAcgcagatttctttctttctttttttttttttttttaaagattttatttatttatttgacagagagaaatcacaagtaggcagagaggcaggcagagagagaggaggaagcaggctccctgccgagcagaaagcccgatgtgggactcgaacccaggacctgggatcatgacctgagccgaaggcagcggcttaacccactgagccacccaggcgccccaagacgcAGATTTCTTAACATAATTTGGTGTGCATCTATTGGTATCTGTATAACCAGAGCACTGTCCTAAGGGGCACAAAAGTAATAGAATGGTCTCATCTTAACTGATCCATAATCTTGATGAGATTATCACCACAAAACAGTATGGACAGGTGTAAAATAATTTAATCCCAACTGATGGTTTTTGAGTAAAGCATGCTCATATTCAGGTGAGATTACTTAAGAAGGATTTTTGCTGAGCCCCCTTTCAACCGTGTCAAAGGAATGGCCGAGACCAGGTCACCTAAATGGCTGGATCCATAAAAGCCTTATTGATGCCTCCCCTGTAATTTCATTTTGGGGGTCTCTAGGATGCTATCTGTGAGAGGTTCAGCCTCTTCCCCCAGTTGCAAGAAGGTCTTGAGTGAGGACACAGATGCTGTGTGTTCACACAGCCTTGTTCCCTGCTGTGTCTTCAGCACCTCACGCAGTCCATGGCATCAGGTCGGTGAATGAATGTGGAACAAGGGGTCACCATCATTAGTCTGCAAACTCAGGTAACTCCTGGATGTGCTGAGTTCTACTCTCTCCAAAGAGGGCTTAGATGGACCCTGTTTGGGTGACTCTGGTGGAGGCCAGACTAtcatagaaactttttttttaaagattttatttatttatttgacagatcacaagtaggcagagaggcaggcagagagaggagaaagcaggctcctcactgagcagagagcccgacatggggctcgatcccaagaccctgagatcatgacctgagccaaaggcagaggctttaacccactgagccacccaggcgccccgagatttcTACTGTGGCTTAAGAAGGTGTCACAGTTGGCCAGATCAcctattttccctccttttctcccctcctcctcattGGTTCTCGCAAATGATGTGTGCAGTTCCTCTGACTCAAAATTCCACTTTTGGGATTTCAGCCAGGTTTGAGGTAATAGCATTGGCTTTTCCTTCATAAGGTTTTCTTCCATCCTCACTGTGGCCTGCACTCTCCCCATTCTGTCTCCAGGGTACTTCTCCAGTTGGAAGTCTTGCTGACACCATGTCCCAGAAACACCTCCAGATCAACCAGACGTTTGAGGAGCTGCGGCTGGTCACACAAGACACAGAGAATGAGCTGAAGAAGCTACAGCAGACCCAGGAATACTTCATCATCCAGTATCAGGAGAGCCTGCGGATCCAGGGTGAGGTCCACATGGCCAGGGCAGTGTGTGTCACGAGGGCTAGAAGGAAATTCAGGTCAGATTGGAAGAGAACCAGGTTTCCGTTTAGAGGCACTCTCCTTTCTCTCGAGTAGCAGGGATTTGCCCTAAagttggggcagggaggaggaagcttAGGAAGGGGGAGAGGTCACAAGCTTGCCTTTAGGAAGTGTGGGTCTCACTCAGGTTTCCCGCACCCATGTTCTTCCTGGTCTGTTGGGGAAGACATTTCCACCTGTGGGAAGAAGTTCACAGTCTAGTAAAAAAACAGTTTTGTGTATAATTGATGTTTCATAAATGCTGCTTTACTGAAATGTTAAATTCTCTAAGCAGGGAAAGTATAAGGGCTAAGAGCTGTGTTTGTAATTACAAATGTTTAATGCTGTTTTGTGCGGTTATTCAGAGGCTGTCCTGGCACCTGAAGCTCACCTTCCTTGTGTAAATCCTGCTAGGTACCTGGGTACTGAGAACTTCAGCAGTAGGTCCTGGGTCCCCACTGGGGCCCCCTACTGACCATGTAGGAATTTGACAGGGTGACTTTAATTTCCCTCTCCCTGCAAGCAGGCCCCACAGAGATTCTCCGAAAAGCCTCTGCTTGATCAGCCCGGCTATACAGACACATAGCCGTCTCTATCCAGTGCTTCTCTAAGATTCTGCATGTGGGTCAGTCTTAGAGCTGTcttgatattatttattaataactcCATCTCCCTCAGTAGAATATAGTCTTTGAGAAGGTATTGTGTCTTACACCTCTGTACCCTCAGGCTCGCACATTGCCTGCACCTATACCAGGTGTTGAGTAAATGTTGGTGGGATTGTTCCAGCATGTCTTCCTTCATCTGAATCCATCTCAGACTGACCTCAGGGAAAGGGTGGCCCTCTTCCTAGACTGGGGAACAGGAAAATTCAGGCTGTCAGTTCTACCCCAGTCTTTGATGGTTGATAGTTCTTCCAGTCCtcttcttgggttttttgtttcctatttatGGGTTTGTGTTAGATTCTGCTTTGGGTTTCTACCCACCATGCAATGTCAGTTCAATCTCATTTATCAAGTTGACTCATCAGAAACGCAGACTATTGCTCTGTTTGTGCAAGAGAAGGCTCAGCTCCCTCCAGTGAAGCAGAGAATTGCCTCCCATCTCCTGACCtcccttccagaagcttccacaAAGTGCCAGGAGAGACCTAAGTGGGTAACTCACTTAGGGAGGTTGGACCCAGGTGTGGGGATCACCAGCACCCCTCGTGGATGGCAGGATTACTGAGGTGACCTCAGGACTACTCTGCTGTGTGCCATGGCTAGACAGTAGTCTTCTCTCTCAGTCCCCAGTCATGGGATCAGAAccgtatttccatttcttttccagtGCTAGGGCTTTCCCGGGCTGTCTCAAGTTCCTTTTGTCTGTCCCAGCTTGTGTGTTCATGAGGCAGGGCCTCGGTCAGTGTGACATGGCCCTCGACCACGATATGCTGATGCTCCCATCTCCTTGTCTCAGCCCAAGTGAGGACACTGGGATACTCAGCAAGACGCTGGGCAGGCCGTGATAATCCCAGTGTGGAGGATAGTGGTTACCTTTGGAGGCCGGGATGGGTTTGCAAGCAAGGAAGGACGTACAGGTGGCTTTCCCTGTGGTTTCTTCAGCTGGGTTATCAATACGCAGGTGTTCCTTGCATCACTCTTTCTACCTTCCCTGGGTCTGAAGTATTTCATAACAGATTTTTGGTAAAACGGTAAGGAGGCCTCCCTGACTCCCGCTTCGTGCCATGGATGAGAGCCCCACGCTAGCGTGGAGAGAAGCTGCCTCCCTGTCCTGAGAGAATCTTGCTGTTTCTGTGTTGCTGCCAGTGAGCACTGGACATTCCCTCCCTCTCAccaccttctccttctgtccctgtgtGTGCCTGTCTgtgcctctccatctccttctggtTGGTCCGCTGAGCTCATGGTCACCCAGCCTGGACAAACCAACATGTTAGGCCCCTGCCAGCACCTGGAGAAACCCCTTGTTCCAGAGGAGAGGCTGCTGGGCTCCTGGGGCGGGACAGAGCCTGTGGGGCAGGGGCTTCCCTAGGCGGTCCTTCTGTGTGGGGTGGGACTGAGCAGCCGCTTGTCTCTGGCACCCTGTAACCTGCACTGGAAGCCACTGCCCAGGAAGGACCAGCTCTGACCTTCAGGGCCCACGAGCCGGGAGGTTCCTTGAGCCTTTGGTGGATCATCACTTACTTATTCCTTGTCGACTCACTGAGGCAGGGGCCAAGATTCTGCCATTTTGCAcgtgggtaaactgaggcccagaagagagaaatgatttGCCCGAGGTTCCCCAGTTAGGAAACGGTGAGGGCACACGTGGAACCAGGCAGCAAGGCTCCACGCTGGACCCCCGTGTGGCGTGAGGAGGTCTGGGCAGGCAGCTGTGTAGACTAAGATGGGAAGGGAGGCCTCGGGGGCTGTGCCCGCAGGCTTCCATCTGCACAGTCCCTAAAGGGGAGATCAAAGTCGAGAGGCCAGGGCCCAGAGCCCGCTCAGGTCTGGCTCCCTTGGCTGCTGGAGCCCCAAGTTGCCATCGGTCCGATGTTGGGCAGACCCTCAGGGCCTTGCCTCCAGAACAGGTGTTGGTGTTCTACTGGGCTTCCTGCAGGAAGCCAGGAAATGATGGTCACGGGTGTCCCATCGCCTCTTCTAGCTCAATTTGCCGGGCTGTCCCAGCTGAGTCCGCAGGAGCGTCTGAGCCGGGAGACGGCCCTCCAGCAGAAGCAGGTGTCTCTGGAGGCCTGGCTGCAGCATGAGGCCCAGACGCTGCAGCAGTACCGCGTGGTAAGTGTGGTCTGCGTCCTCTGCTCCCAAGTGCGGAGGCCCACATCCCGGGCCATCCGGGGAGCCCGAGAGAAGGCTAGGGCCGGGAGGAGAGCGGGACCCTGGAGAGCTGGAGGCCAGAACCTTCTTTCCTGTGGGGAGCATGTGAGGCAGAGCgggtttgggagaggggagggcctGTGCCCGGGGCCtggtccccagccctgcctcccgaGTGAGGGCTGTTCTGCGGGAGCCCAGAAGGGCCTGCTGTCCCCACCTGCCTTCAGGAGCTGGCCGAGAAGCACCAGAAGACCCTGCAGCTGCTGCGGAAGCAGCAGACCATCATTCTGGACGATGAGCTGATCCAGTGGAAGCGGCGGCAACAGCTGGCAGGGAACGGAGGGCCCCCCGAGGGCAGCCTGGACGTGCTGCAGTCCTGGTAATGGTGATTGGgggtggctgggggcaggggcgcTGCTTCTGGCGTCTCCTTGGGCAGCCAGCTCTCTCTGTGCTGCAGCAAGGCTTAGTTCACCGAGGGTTCTGGCTCCTGATGCCAGCTTTGGGGCCCCGTCATGTGCCACGTGCCCAGGAAGGGAGTTCCCgtgctggggagggggacagggctgGGTATGTAGAGTGAGCCTCAGGCGGAGCAGACCGGTTCCGGGGCGCTAGTCCCGCGCAGCTCTATGTTCCTGAAAGGCGGGGGGCACTCTGCTCCGGGGCCAGAAGTGGCTGAGGTGCAGAACCTTCCAGCACAAGCGAGGAGCTGGGTCTTGGGGCGTTCTCCCCAGACTGGGGCCTCTCGGCCTGGAGCCTGGGGTGTGGGGTGATACCATTGTCCTCCCGGTGGCCGGGGCTCCCGTGCAGGTGTGAGAAGTTGGCCGAGATCATCTGGCAGAACCGGCAGCAGATCCGCAGGGCTGAGCACCTCTGCCAGCAGCTGCCCATCCCCGGCCCAGTGGAGGAGATGCTGGCTGAGGTCAACGCCACCATCACAGACATCATCTCAGCCCTGGTGACCAGGTGATTGCCGCCTCCAGTACGCCCAGCCCCTGGGTGGTTGGCGTGGAGCAGGCCGGGGTGCTTTGCCCACCGGGGTTGCAGTACGGGGGCTCTCATTGGAGTCCTTGTCTCTTTTCCCTTGGGCCTCCATCCCTCTCTGTCCTCAGTTGCAGTGGCTGCTTGGTGTTGACCTTGCCCAGTCTCTGTTGTGGACTCTCCGTGGACTGCCCTTGCCCccccccagcctgggccagctgcTGAGTCATGTcactgcctcccctcccaccacctcctctgACTCTCGGTGGCCTCCCCGGGAACAGGAGCTGTGCCGTGTGCCCTTCCTTTGCCTGCCGAGCCCCGGTAGCCTCCCCACGTCGGTGGGCAGGCCCTGTCCCCTGAGTCAGCATCATGTGTGATCTGGTGCCTTGTGTCCCCGCAGCACGTTCATCATTGAGAAGCAGCCCCCTCAGGTCCTGAAGACCCAGACCAAGTTTGCAGCGACGGTGCGCCTGCTGGTGGGCGGGAAGCTGAACGTGCACATGAACCCCCCCCAGGTGAAGGCCACCATCATCAGCGAGCAGCAGGCCAAGTCACTGCTCAAGAACGAGAACACCCGCAAGTATGCGTGCCGTCCCCCTCATGTCTGGCTCTTTCAAGGCTTTACAACAGGAATAATGTGCTCCAGCCTCCCAGTCAGCACTCTGGATGCTGCCAGTAGTTTTAGGAGCCCTGTGAGCCCTTCTGGCCTCTTCTGGCTCAGAGAAAGCATATAGGCTTTCCTTCTGTGGAAAAAGTAcatgattttcattcatttagtagGAATATATCCAAGAACATTTCTTTTATGTTAATGTATGTTTATATCTTCTATACTTTATGGAGCTAACATTTCCTTTAAATGATACCATTTTTACAACCTTCTTTGTTGGGTCCCGCCCAATATATTTTCTACCCTACATTTACTGACATACTGCGAGGGTATTGTGTCAAGTGTCTGTCTGCTCTGCAGTGACTACAGTGGCGAGATCCTGAACAACTGCTGTGTGATGGAGTATCACCAGGCCACCGGCACCCTCAGCGCGCACTTCAGGAACATGGTGAgcatgggagaaggaaaagaacaaatctTCCCTAGTTGTGTGAACGCTCTGACcttttttatttgtctcctttGCAGTCCCTGAAACGAATTAAGAGGTCTGACCGTCGTGGAGCAGAGtcagtaacagaagaaaaatttacaATCCTGTTTGAATCACAGTTCAGTGTTGGTGGAAATGAGCTGGTTTTTCAAGTCAAGGTAAAGCCCTCCCTCagctgtgtggtgtgtgtgtgtgtactttgtATTACAAAAGAATTGTTTTGATCACATAGTGTCTTAACCTTCAGTGGACAGAAAGTGGGGAGACCTCATCCTTAAAATTGTGTGTCTTAGATTCTCTTAAGATCTGCAGTAACAGGAAATAGCAAGTTGAAATagctggagggcgc includes the following:
- the LOC125087045 gene encoding signal transducer and activator of transcription 5B isoform X1 — protein: MAVWIQAQQLQGDALHQMQALYGQHFPIEVRHYLSQWIESQAWDSIDLDNPQENIKATQLLEGLVQELQKKAEHQVGEDGFLLKIKLGHYATQLQNTYDRCPMELVRCIRHILYNEQRLVREANNGTSPVGSLADTMSQKHLQINQTFEELRLVTQDTENELKKLQQTQEYFIIQYQESLRIQAQFAGLSQLSPQERLSRETALQQKQVSLEAWLQHEAQTLQQYRVELAEKHQKTLQLLRKQQTIILDDELIQWKRRQQLAGNGGPPEGSLDVLQSWCEKLAEIIWQNRQQIRRAEHLCQQLPIPGPVEEMLAEVNATITDIISALVTSTFIIEKQPPQVLKTQTKFAATVRLLVGGKLNVHMNPPQVKATIISEQQAKSLLKNENTRNDYSGEILNNCCVMEYHQATGTLSAHFRNMSLKRIKRSDRRGAESVTEEKFTILFESQFSVGGNELVFQVKTLSLPVVVIVHGSQDNNATATVLWDNAFAEPGRVPFAVPDKVLWPQLCEALNMKFKAEVQSNRGLTKENLVFLAQKLFNGSSSHLEDYNGMSVSWSQFNRENLPGRNYTFWQWFDGVMEVLKKHLKPHWNDGAILGFVNKQQAHDLLINKPDGTFLLRFSDSEIGGITIAWKFDSQERMFWNLMPFTTRDFSIRSLADRLGDLNYLIYVFPDRPKDEVYSRYYTPVPCEPATAKAVDGYVKPQIKQVVPEFVNASADSAGASATYMDQAPSPAVCPPAHYNMYPQNPDPVLDNDGDFDLDDTMDVARRVEELLGRPMDSQWIPHAQS
- the LOC125087045 gene encoding signal transducer and activator of transcription 5B isoform X2 — encoded protein: MELVRCIRHILYNEQRLVREANNGTSPVGSLADTMSQKHLQINQTFEELRLVTQDTENELKKLQQTQEYFIIQYQESLRIQAQFAGLSQLSPQERLSRETALQQKQVSLEAWLQHEAQTLQQYRVELAEKHQKTLQLLRKQQTIILDDELIQWKRRQQLAGNGGPPEGSLDVLQSWCEKLAEIIWQNRQQIRRAEHLCQQLPIPGPVEEMLAEVNATITDIISALVTSTFIIEKQPPQVLKTQTKFAATVRLLVGGKLNVHMNPPQVKATIISEQQAKSLLKNENTRNDYSGEILNNCCVMEYHQATGTLSAHFRNMSLKRIKRSDRRGAESVTEEKFTILFESQFSVGGNELVFQVKTLSLPVVVIVHGSQDNNATATVLWDNAFAEPGRVPFAVPDKVLWPQLCEALNMKFKAEVQSNRGLTKENLVFLAQKLFNGSSSHLEDYNGMSVSWSQFNRENLPGRNYTFWQWFDGVMEVLKKHLKPHWNDGAILGFVNKQQAHDLLINKPDGTFLLRFSDSEIGGITIAWKFDSQERMFWNLMPFTTRDFSIRSLADRLGDLNYLIYVFPDRPKDEVYSRYYTPVPCEPATAKAVDGYVKPQIKQVVPEFVNASADSAGASATYMDQAPSPAVCPPAHYNMYPQNPDPVLDNDGDFDLDDTMDVARRVEELLGRPMDSQWIPHAQS